One genomic window of Solanum stenotomum isolate F172 chromosome 9, ASM1918654v1, whole genome shotgun sequence includes the following:
- the LOC125877153 gene encoding WRKY transcription factor 1-like isoform X2 encodes MGVSKDDVSQSNQEDSSLSSNVPEKDTENVHQKKGPESEGGASESSRVSVLPKKEPYIISCKSDSPVKDGNISLVPGKASDSSQQIQSQKMEEIVSQPQQEQVTSSPMAENALCKLRSRRNPDTSVQDLPSDKGVTPFSEPEKPSEDGYNWRKYGQKLIRGNEFTRSYYKCTRINCLAKKQVERSQDGHITNIHYIAKHEHRKPLNSPQISPELVVPSEMRRPDMPTETPPEGEKSTVLGEACQSIKPSESLISVAVVSAGGSAQDTVLKPHKSGDEGDNNGGRNSKRRKKEVPTSDDMTPPMKSPSELRHIVQTSSEVDIVNDGYRWRKYGQKFVKGNPNPRSYYRCSSVGCPAKKHVERSSHNPKSVITAYEGQHDHDIPPSRTVMQNTAEADSNTTRISGESTSESGENKHVVHIGAN; translated from the exons ATGGGTGTATCTAAGGATGATGTGTCACAATCCAATCAAGAAGATAGTTCCCTTTCTTCTAATGTACCTGAGAAAGATACAGAAAATGTGCATCAGAAAAAGGGTCCTGAGAGTGAGGGTGGTGCATCAGAATCTAGTCGAGTTTCTGTACTTCCAAAGAAGGAACCATACATAATATCTTGTAAATCAGATTCTCCTGTTAAAGACGGAAACATTTCCCTAGTACCTGGAAAGGCTTCAGATTCTTCACAACAAATACAAAGTCAGAAGATGGAAGAAATTGTATCTCAACCTCAACAAGAACAAGTAACTTCTTCACCAATGGCTGAGAATGCTTTGTGTAAGTTACGATCTAGGCGGAACCCTGATACGAGTGTCCAGGATCTGCCATCTGATAAAGGAGTCACACCCTTCAGTGAACCTGAAAAACCATCTGAAGATGGATATAACTGGCGAAAATATGGTCAGAAACTTATTAGAGGAAATGAGTTCACTCGGAGTTATTACAAGTGCACGCGCATTAATTGTCTAGCAAAAAAACAAGTGGAGAGATCACAGGATGGACATATAACCAATATTCACTATATAGCAAAGCATGAACATCGAAAACCTCTAAATAGTCCCCAAATCTCCCCTGAGCTTGTAGTGCCTTCTGAAATGAGACGACCAGACATGCCAACGGAAACACCAC CTGAAGGTGAGAAATCTACTGTGCTTGGTGAAGCATGTCAATCTATCAAACCATCGGAGAGCCTGATTTCAGTGGCTGTTGTATCAGCTGGTGGTAGTGCACAAGATACAGTCCTGAAGCCACATAAATCAGGAGATGAGGGTGATAATAATGGTGGTCGGAACTCAAAGAGACG GAAGAAAGAAGTACCTACAAGTGATGACATGACTCCACCTATGAAGTCTCCTAGTGAACTACGACACATCGTTCAAACTAGCAGTGAAGTGGATATAGTCAATGATGGTTACCGATGGCGCAAATATGGGCAAAAATTTGTGAAAGGAAATCCAAATCCTAG GAGTTACTACCGATGCTCGAGTGTTGGTTGCCCTGCAAAGAAGCATGTGGAGAGGTCATCCCATAATCCAAAATCAGTGATTACAGCATATGAAGGGCAGCATGACCATGACATCCCACCTTCCAGAACTGTTATGCAAAATACAGCAGAGGCTGATTCTAATACAACAAGAATAAGTGGAGAGTCCACATCTGAATCAGGTGAAAACAAACATGTTGTCCATATTGGTGCAAATTGA
- the LOC125876718 gene encoding SEC12-like protein 2 has product MADSANSKNYGVPIYGAGWVPPSALRSAVEPSADDEKDDGDKSSSSETGNYVVLAGGGGEGNSGIRNALIVAQFDFDSNVLSDEPVARLGTGGDLPYRMAVHPGGEGLICSLPKSCRWFDWDFQTTENRSLGLRSSEKALEPLEDVGQQLALTFNNEGSLLAVGGEDGKLTVFKWPSMENILDQANAHASVKDLDFSPDGKFLASVGSGPCRIWDVSKSTSVASLTKENDEIFGYCRFAPINDENQVLYITTMRDQGGSISKWSTTTWRRIKSKRVVRDPICAFNISPNGKLLAIGTIEGDVLIVSSNNLQVQNVVKKAHLGLVTTLKFSEDSRSLLSASLDSRVRVTIIKEEKKSGLSLWIVILVLLIAIAVYYAASNGILPLELNSILK; this is encoded by the exons ATGGCTGATTCTGCCAATTCCAAGAACTATGGAGTCCCAATTTACGGTGCCGGTTGGGTTCCACCGAGCGCTCTCAGATCTGCCGTCGAACCGTCGGCCGATGATGAAAAGGACGACGGAGACAAATCATCGTCCTCGGAAACGGGAAACTATGTTGTCCTTGCCGGAGGCGGTGGGGAAGGGAATAGCGGTATTCGTAACGCTCTCATTGTTGCTCAATTCGATTTTGATTCTAATGTGCTCTCTGATGAACCT GTGGCTAGGTTAGGAACTGGCGGTGATCTGCCTTATAGGATGGCAGTACATCCAGGTGGAGAAGGTCTTATATGCTCATTGCCAAAAAGCTGCAG ATGGTTTGACTGGGATTTTCAGACAACTGAAAATCGTTCATTGGGTCTGCGATCATCTGAGAAAGCACTTGAGCCATTGGAAGATGTTGGACAACAATTAGCGCTAACTTTTAACAATGAAGGTTCTTTACTTGCTGTCGGTGGTGAG GATGGCAAGTTGACGGTTTTTAAGTGGCCTAGCATGGAAAATATTCTTGATCAGGCTAATGCTCATGCTTCTGTGAAGGATCTAGACTTCAG CCCTGATGGAAAATTTCTTGCATCTGTTGGAAGCGGCCCTTGCCGGATTTGGGATGTGTCAAAATCAACCTCTGTAGCTTCTTTGACGAAGGAAAAT GATGAGATTTTTGGCTATTGTAGATTCGCACCAATTAACGATGAGAATCAGGTTCTATACATCACCACAATGCGAG ATCAAGGTGGAAGTATTTCGAAGTGGAGTACTACTACGTGGAGGAGGATAAAATCAAAGCGCGTTGTTCGTGATCCTATTTGTGCCTTCAATATTTCACCCAATGGAAAGCTTCTGGCAAT AGGAACAATTGAGGGAGATGTTCTGATAGTGTCTTCCAACAATCTTCAAGTGCAAAATGTGGTAAAAAAGGCTCATCTTGGTCTTGTAACAACATTGAAGTTCTCAGAAGATTCAAG gTCTTTGCTTTCTGCCTCCTTGGATTCAAGAGTGAGAGTGACAATTATAAAGGAAGAGAAGAAAAGTG GTCTGAGCTTGTGGATCGTTATACTCGTTCTTTTGATTGCAATTGCTGTATATTATGCTGCAAGCAACGGGATTCTTCCATTGGAGTTAAACTCTATATTAAAATGA
- the LOC125877153 gene encoding WRKY transcription factor 1-like isoform X1 encodes MGVSKDDVSQSNQEDSSLSSNVPEKDTENVHQKKGPESEGGASESSRVSVLPKKEPYIISCKSDSPVKDGNISLVPGKASDSSQQIQSQKMEEIVSQPQQEQVTSSPMAENALCKLRSRRNPDTSVQDLPSDKGVTPFSEPEKPSEDGYNWRKYGQKLIRGNEFTRSYYKCTRINCLAKKQVERSQDGHITNIHYIAKHEHRKPLNSPQISPELVVPSEMRRPDMPTETPREAEGEKSTVLGEACQSIKPSESLISVAVVSAGGSAQDTVLKPHKSGDEGDNNGGRNSKRRKKEVPTSDDMTPPMKSPSELRHIVQTSSEVDIVNDGYRWRKYGQKFVKGNPNPRSYYRCSSVGCPAKKHVERSSHNPKSVITAYEGQHDHDIPPSRTVMQNTAEADSNTTRISGESTSESGENKHVVHIGAN; translated from the exons ATGGGTGTATCTAAGGATGATGTGTCACAATCCAATCAAGAAGATAGTTCCCTTTCTTCTAATGTACCTGAGAAAGATACAGAAAATGTGCATCAGAAAAAGGGTCCTGAGAGTGAGGGTGGTGCATCAGAATCTAGTCGAGTTTCTGTACTTCCAAAGAAGGAACCATACATAATATCTTGTAAATCAGATTCTCCTGTTAAAGACGGAAACATTTCCCTAGTACCTGGAAAGGCTTCAGATTCTTCACAACAAATACAAAGTCAGAAGATGGAAGAAATTGTATCTCAACCTCAACAAGAACAAGTAACTTCTTCACCAATGGCTGAGAATGCTTTGTGTAAGTTACGATCTAGGCGGAACCCTGATACGAGTGTCCAGGATCTGCCATCTGATAAAGGAGTCACACCCTTCAGTGAACCTGAAAAACCATCTGAAGATGGATATAACTGGCGAAAATATGGTCAGAAACTTATTAGAGGAAATGAGTTCACTCGGAGTTATTACAAGTGCACGCGCATTAATTGTCTAGCAAAAAAACAAGTGGAGAGATCACAGGATGGACATATAACCAATATTCACTATATAGCAAAGCATGAACATCGAAAACCTCTAAATAGTCCCCAAATCTCCCCTGAGCTTGTAGTGCCTTCTGAAATGAGACGACCAGACATGCCAACGGAAACACCACGTGAAG CTGAAGGTGAGAAATCTACTGTGCTTGGTGAAGCATGTCAATCTATCAAACCATCGGAGAGCCTGATTTCAGTGGCTGTTGTATCAGCTGGTGGTAGTGCACAAGATACAGTCCTGAAGCCACATAAATCAGGAGATGAGGGTGATAATAATGGTGGTCGGAACTCAAAGAGACG GAAGAAAGAAGTACCTACAAGTGATGACATGACTCCACCTATGAAGTCTCCTAGTGAACTACGACACATCGTTCAAACTAGCAGTGAAGTGGATATAGTCAATGATGGTTACCGATGGCGCAAATATGGGCAAAAATTTGTGAAAGGAAATCCAAATCCTAG GAGTTACTACCGATGCTCGAGTGTTGGTTGCCCTGCAAAGAAGCATGTGGAGAGGTCATCCCATAATCCAAAATCAGTGATTACAGCATATGAAGGGCAGCATGACCATGACATCCCACCTTCCAGAACTGTTATGCAAAATACAGCAGAGGCTGATTCTAATACAACAAGAATAAGTGGAGAGTCCACATCTGAATCAGGTGAAAACAAACATGTTGTCCATATTGGTGCAAATTGA
- the LOC125875994 gene encoding uncharacterized protein LOC125875994, whose amino-acid sequence MLLSPGHSPRHLSTPSPSPSLAEQNPNSTLHNSNSSTVPTNKRRSKVLDEDTYVAAIEKIIERDFFPDIPKLRDRLDWLEAIRTGDPVQIRDAQLKIIERRGGRAVGSSTEGKLRTPGSTFFRNSTTPFDDPYKTPTPSVVNGNNWSSVGNNAEGGGGEVDGSLSLDEFFRRYTSEDNESFSKLIEKVNRKRKEKYGYLLEGEKDEEMKLIEDSKRAKVVTDGYGTSDQPVATLEGWKYAAKNLLMYHPADNGEVALTEEERAERLKGLTKEVSKVNTRFHGKMMESQPKEDETVAVLYTPVPGATPVPFLDRGDKTKKYDLDDLRKTPNQFFVESGKKAENGYSFVSTPSPAPGVDGSPFITWGEIEGTPLRLEQEDTPIDIGGNGEGPQYKIPMPPSRDTKAHSLSREAARKLRERSKMFQKPPLPSPVRGGSASPAARTLSPAAQKFMRKAIAKSSHSLDESLRASYRGASPGLSTPKIGRSLSRLGREGSLDSRSPSVREGSNPPW is encoded by the coding sequence ATGTTGTTATCGCCGGGACACTCCCCGCGCCACCTATCAACGCCGTCTCCTTCGCCGTCGTTGGCCGAGCAAAACCCTAATTCAACCCTCCACAACAGTAATTCTTCTACAGTACCAACCAATAAACGCCGGTCGAAAGTACTCGATGAGGATACATATGTGGCCGCTATAGAGAAAATAATCGAGCGTGATTTCTTCCCAGATATCCCCAAGCTTCGCGATCGTCTTGATTGGCTTGAAGCGATTCGCACAGGCGATCCGGTTCAAATTCGTGATGCTCAGTTGAAAATTATCGAACGAAGGGGAGGTAGAGCTGTTGGATCGAGCACTGAAGGTAAATTACGAACCCCTGGTTCGACTTTCTTTCGAAATTCGACTACTCCGTTTGATGATCCTTATAAAACTCCCACTCCTAGTGTAGTTAATGGTAATAATTGGTCTAGTGTTGGGAATAATGCTGAGGGAGGTGGTGGTGAGGTGGATGGGTCTTTGAGTTTAGATGAGTTTTTTAGGAGGTATACAAGTGAGGATAATGAGAGTTTTTCAAAGCTTATTGAGAAAGTGAACAGGAAAAGGAAGGAGAAATATGGGTATTTGTTGGAAGGTGAGAAGGATGAGGAGATGAAGTTGATTGAGGATTCTAAGAGGGCGAAGGTAGTTACTGATGGATATGGGACATCAGATCAGCCAGTGGCTACATTGGAAGGGTGGAAATACGCTGCTAAGAATTTGCTGATGTATCATCCGGCGGATAATGGGGAGGTAGCCTTGACTGAAGAAGAAAGAGCAGAGAGGCTTAAGGGATTGACGAAAGAAGTTAGTAAGGTGAATACAAGGTTTCATGGTAAGATGATGGAATCACAGCCGAAAGAGGATGAGACAGTGGCTGTGCTTTATACACCTGTTCCTGGGGCAACTCCAGTTCCTTTTCTTGATAGAGGTGATAAGACAAAGAAGTATGATTTGGATGACCTGCGGAAGACCCCGAATCAGTTCTTTGTTGAGTCAGGAAAGAAGGCTGAGAATGGATATAGTTTTGTCAGTACTCCTTCACCCGCGCCTGGTGTGGATGGATCACCGTTTATAACGTGGGGAGAAATTGAAGGAACACCTTTGCGGCTGGAGCAGGAGGACACACCCATTGATATTGGTGGAAATGGTGAAGGCCCTCAGTATAAGATCCCAATGCCACCCTCCAGAGATACAAAGGCTCATTCTTTATCTCGTGAAGCTGCTCGTAAATTGAGGGAGAGGTCAAAGATGTTTCAGAAACCACCATTACCTTCACCAGTTAGAGGAGGGAGTGCTAGTCCAGCTGCACGTACTCTTTCACCTGCTGCACAGAAGTTTATGCGAAAGGCAATTGCCAAGTCGTCTCACTCTTTAGATGAATCTCTCCGAGCAAGTTACCGTGGTGCAAGTCCTGGACTGAGTACTCCTAAAATTGGCAGGAGTTTGTCAAGGTTAGGAAGAGAAGGTAGTCTAGATTCCAGGTCACCATCTGTAAGAGAAGGATCTAATCCTCCTTGGTAA